The Candidatus Mycosynbacter amalyticus genome contains the following window.
CGTTGAGCGCCGCTGTAGTGCGTATCTGCTCCCAGTTGCGACCTGGACTAAACGCCGCATAGCTACTGGTAAACGGAATCTTGCCCGCACGAGCCAAGCCACTCGCGACCGTCACGAGGTTTTGCTCAGCCACACCGATCTCCACGAAGCGGTCTGGAAACGCCTCACGAAAATGATGCATCTGCGTACTCTCCGTCAGATCTGCGCACAGCGCCACTACACGCTCATTGGCTTCGCCCGCCTTCTTGAGTCCGCGACCAAATCCCGCACGTGTCGGCTCCTGCGCCACATCGTCGGCAAACAAATTATCTCGTAGTGGATAGTGTGACATGTTATTCTCCTGCCTTTATCTTGCCGTCGAGCGTACGGAGTTTTTTGAGCGCTTCTTTGGCTTGTTCATGATTTGGTGGTGCACCGTGCCAGTGGTAATCATACTCCATGAAGTCAACGCCCTTACCCGGAATAGTATGGGCGATAATTACACTTGGTTTGTTAGTGATAGCGCGCGCCATACTTGCCGCGTCGATGATGCTTTCAATGTTGTGCCCGTCGATTTCCTGCACGTGCCAGCCGAAACTTTCCCATTTGCCACGGAGATCCTCAAGCGGCATCACATCCTCGGTACTGCCATCGATCTGGATGTTGTTACGATCCACGAAGCCGATCAGCTGACTAAGCTTATACTTGCCAGCAAACATCGCCGCCTCCCAGATATTACCCTCGTTGAGCTCGCCGTCGCCCATGATAGTGTACACGAAACGATGCGGCTGCTTGTCCATATACTGCAATGCATACGCCACGCCAGACGCCTGCGACAAACCACTACCGAGTGGACCGGACGTATTCTCGAGACCCGGCAGCTTAGTCCGCTCTGGGTGCCCTTGCAAGCGAGAACCAAGTTTGCGCAGTGTCTTCAGCTCCGCTTTGTTGAAATACCCGGCCTCAGCCATAGCCGCATATTGCACCGGCACCGTATGACCATTACTGAGGAAGAAATAGTCACGCTCCTCCCAATCGGGGTGCTTCGGGTCTATATTCATGATATCGAAATACAGTGCTGTCACGATATCGGCCATGCCAAGCGGACCCGCGCTATGCCCACTACCCGCTGCCTCGAGCATAGAGATAATATCTTTACGAATTGTATTTGCTTTGGCATCGAGTTGCGCCAATGTGTAATGTTGCGTCACTTAGAGCACTCCTTGTTTGTTGATTTCATCGACAAGCTGCTGATACATGGTCGCAGGATCAGTGGCCATCTGGATAGCACTCCCGACATTTAGCACGTTCACACCGCCCTGTGTCAAAGTATAGGCATTATCGACATTCACACCCCCGTCCCAGCCAATCTCCGCCTCGGGATTAATCTGT
Protein-coding sequences here:
- a CDS encoding transketolase, which translates into the protein MTQHYTLAQLDAKANTIRKDIISMLEAAGSGHSAGPLGMADIVTALYFDIMNIDPKHPDWEERDYFFLSNGHTVPVQYAAMAEAGYFNKAELKTLRKLGSRLQGHPERTKLPGLENTSGPLGSGLSQASGVAYALQYMDKQPHRFVYTIMGDGELNEGNIWEAAMFAGKYKLSQLIGFVDRNNIQIDGSTEDVMPLEDLRGKWESFGWHVQEIDGHNIESIIDAASMARAITNKPSVIIAHTIPGKGVDFMEYDYHWHGAPPNHEQAKEALKKLRTLDGKIKAGE